One bacterium DNA segment encodes these proteins:
- a CDS encoding septal ring lytic transglycosylase RlpA family protein, with translation MRKRSLGALFLAVSLFFCSCIAAPRYIARRPVRGHPGEFEFNEQVGIASYYADQFHGRPTSSGQIFDMNALTAAHRTLPLGTIVIVTLLETGKSVEVLVNDRGPFAKARVLDLSKAAAEKIGLFDRGTGLVSIRIIDSIDRD, from the coding sequence ATGAGAAAGAGAAGTTTAGGCGCATTATTTCTTGCTGTTTCACTGTTTTTTTGCAGTTGTATTGCTGCACCCCGGTATATTGCCAGAAGGCCTGTGCGTGGTCATCCCGGGGAGTTTGAATTTAATGAACAGGTTGGTATTGCAAGTTATTATGCAGATCAATTTCATGGAAGACCAACTTCGAGTGGTCAAATTTTTGATATGAATGCCCTTACTGCGGCTCATCGCACTCTTCCGCTCGGGACTATAGTAATAGTGACTTTATTGGAAACGGGCAAATCCGTTGAAGTCCTTGTTAACGACCGGGGTCCCTTTGCGAAGGCTAGGGTTTTGGACCTTTCTAAGGCAGCGGCTGAGAAAATCGGTCTTTTCGATAGAGGAACAGGATTAGTGAGCATTAGGATAATCGATTCGATTGATAGAGACTGA